Within the Ensifer canadensis genome, the region GCAGCATTGGCCATGACGAAGGATACGACGCCGAGATTGCAGACGGGATGGATGTCCATCGCGATCGCGTAGGACAGCGCGCGCACGCGCTGCCGCCCCACCGCATCATCAGGCAGGAAGCCGGCCGCTTCCCGCGTTTCCGCCAGATACTCGATGATGGCGAGCGATTGCGTGAACCGCTCGCCATCGATGTCGAGCACGGGCAAGAGCCCCTGCGGATTGCGGTCGAGATGTTCCGCTTGCCGATGGCCCCTGGCAAGCAGGTCCACCGGCACCGATCGATAGGTCTCGCCGAGACTGTTCAGCGCGATGCGGACACGGTAGCTCGCCGAGGACCGCCAATAGTCATAGAGATCGGTCTCGGCCATGCTGCTATCCTCGTCGCGTGCGCTGCCCACAATCAGGCCTTTTCGTAAGGCCCGACCGACTGCTCGATCGCACCGAAGATCGAATGGCCCGCCTTGTCCTTCATCTCGATGCGCACGATGTCGCCGAAGCGCAGGAAGTGCGTCTTGGGCGCGCCGCCAACGATGGTCTCGATCATGCGCAGCTCGGCAATGCAGGAGTAGCCGGCGCCACCTTCGGAGACCGGTTTTCCGGGACCACGGTCGAGCTTGTTGGAGACGGTGCCCGAACCGATGATCGTGCCCGATGCAAGCGGCCGCGTCTTGGCCGCGTGCGCAATCAGTTGGCCGAAATCGAAGGTCATGTCGACGCCGGCGTCCGCGCGGCCGAAAGGCTTGCCGTTGAGGTCGACATGAAGCGGCAGATGCAGCTTGCCGCCATCCCAGGCGTCGCCCAATTCATCCGGCGTGACGGCGACCGGCGAGAAGGCAGACGACGGCTTCGACTGATAGAAACCGAAACCCTTGGCGAGTTCGGCCGGGATAAGACCGCGCAGCGACACGTCGTTGACCAGCATCACCAGCCGAATGGCGGCGCGCGCCTCTTCGATCGAGGCACCCATCGCCACGTCGTCGACGACGACGGCGATCTCGCCTTCCATGTCGACGCCCCAGCTTTCATCCGCCATCAGGATCGGATCGCGCGGCGCAATGAAGCTGTCCGAGCCGCCCTGGTAGATCAGCGGATCGGTCCAGAAGCTCGCCGGCATCTCGGCGTTGCGGGCTTTTCGCACCAGCTCGACGTGATTGACGTAGGCTGAACCGTCCGCCCACTGATAGGCGCGCGGCAACGGCGAAAGCGCATCGTGCTCGTGGAAGCGGACCGTTGGCTGCGCACCGGTTTCGATGCCTTCGGCAACGCGCTCGAGCCGCGGCCCTGTATGTGCCCAGTCGTCGAGTGCGGCCTGCAGCGTGCGGGCAATGTGCCCGACCTCCGAGCAGCGGGTGAGATCGCGGGAGACGACCGCGAGTTTTCCGTCACGCGAGCCATCCTTGAGTGTCGCCAGTTTCATGCAATCCTCCCTCTACGCAGACGATTCGTCCGCAAGTTCCACAACAAGGCCGTCAGACGCGATCGTCAAGGCACCGGTCCAGCTTTTGCGCGTGGCAGCCGTCCAATGAGCGTGCGTGATTTCAGGATCGTCGGCCGGGATGAGATGATGCAGCACCAACCGCCCGACGCCGGCCGCCGTGGCAATCGCACCGGCCTCTCCGGCAAAACTGTGGCTTGCCAGCAGGTGCTCCTTCAGCCGCGCGCCGTTGCCGGTGCGCGCCACCAGCCGATCGACGCCCTCTGTCAGCATTGCCTCATGCACCAGAATGTCGGCACGATCAGCGAAATCGGCGAGCGGCGGGAAATAGGCCGTGTCGGCCGAAAATACCACGCTCGCCTCCGCATGGTCGAACCGCAGCGCGAAGCAATCGGTCACCGGCGGATGATCGACGCGCAGCGCCGACACCGCCAGGTCGCCTTCGGCCAGGACCGGGCCCTCGGCAAATTCGACGATGTCGACGAGTTGGCGCAGATCGGGCCGGCCCTCGTCGATGACGCGGATAACGATGTCGAATTTCATCGCCTGCAGAAAGCCGTGCCAGTAGTCGCGGGTTCCCGGCGGGCCGAAGACGCGCACGGTCGTTGCGAGACCGGCGGTCCAAGCGGTGTGGATCAAGGGCCCGAGCTCGAGCACGTGATCGGAATGCAGATGGGTGATGAAGATCAAATCCAGCGCTTTGAGGCTGACGCCGGCATCGGTGAGGCCGCGGGTGACGCCGAGGCCGCAGTCGACAACCACAGTGCGGCCGCCGATTTCAAGCAAGGACGAGGTCGGCGAAGGGCCGCCCGGACGGATTGCCGGGCCACCCTTGCTGCCGAGCAGAACCAGGCGTGCTCTCAAGACCAGTCGCCTTCCGGCGTGCCGTTGAAGCGCTTTTTCAGATCGGTCCAGCAATCGATGTAGTTGTCCTGCAACGTCTCCAGTTCGGCGGCGAAGCGGGTCAATTGCTGCGGAAAGCGGGTTTCGAACATGAAGGCCATCGTATGATCGAGCTTCACCGGTTTCAACTCGCTGTTTGTCGCCTTGTCGTAACCTGATGCGTCCGGCCCGTGGGCCAGCATCATGTTGTGCAGGCTCATGCCGCCGGGCACGAAGCCCTCCTCCTTGGCATCATAGCGACCATAGATCAGGCCCATGAACTCGCTCATGATGTTGCGGTGATACCAGGGCGGCCGGAAGGTGTGTTCGGCCACCAGCCAGCGCGGCGGGAAGATGACGAAATCGACATTCGCCGTTCCCTCCTCGCCCGACGGCGCGGTGAGCACGGTGAAGATCGACGGATCAGGATGATCGAACAGGATCGCTCCAACAGGCGAAAAGGTCCTGAGATCGTATTTATAGGGCGCGTAATTGCCATGCCAGGCGATGACGTCGAGTGGCGAATGGCCGATCTCGGTGACGTGGAAGGCGCCGCACCACTTCACATGCACGCGGCAGGGCGTTTCCTTTTCTTCATATGCAGCTACCGGCGTCTTGAAGTCGCGCGGATTGGCAAGGCAGTTGGCGCCGATCGGACCGCGATCCGGCAGTGTGAACTTGGCGCCGTAGTTTTCGCAGATGTAACCGCGCCAGACCTTTTCGTCGCCAAGCCTGGTCACCTTGAACATGGTGCCGCGCGGCACCAGGCAGATCTCCGAAGGCTCGACATCCATCTTGCCGAGTTCGGTGAACACCTGGATGGCGCCGCATTCCGGCACGATCAAAAGCTCGCCGTCGGCGTTGAAGAAATAGTCGTCGACCATATCGGCGTTGAAGGCATAGGCGTGGGCTGCCATGCCGCCCTGCGTCAGCGCGTCGCCGGCCGTCGTCATGGTGCGGATGCCTTCGAGGAAGTTCAATTTTTCCGACGGCGCCGGCAGCGGCCCCCAGCGCAACTGGCCAAGAGCCAGCGAATGATCGGCCACATGCGGCCCGGTCTTCCAGTACGGATAGTCGATTTTCTGGAACCGCCCGGTGTGACGCACGCTCGGGCGAATACGGTAGAGCCAGGAGCGCTCATTGGTGCCGCGCGGCGCGGTGAAGGGCGAACCGGAGAGCTGTTCGGCATAAAGACCGTAGGCGCATTTCTGCGGACTGTTCTGGCCCTGCGGCAAGGCGCCCGGCAGGCTTTCGGTCTCGAAATCGTTGCCGAACCCCGGCATGTAATCAAGCGACTGATCAGCAGTCGACCCGGCGCCCGCCTGCTTCTGTGCCTTGTCCAACATGACCTCAACCTCCTCCTCTGGTGCCTGCCCATCGAGGATCACGGCTGATCCCGGAAGTCCACGGCACGTTCTATACATA harbors:
- the maiA gene encoding maleylacetoacetate isomerase — protein: MAETDLYDYWRSSASYRVRIALNSLGETYRSVPVDLLARGHRQAEHLDRNPQGLLPVLDIDGERFTQSLAIIEYLAETREAAGFLPDDAVGRQRVRALSYAIAMDIHPVCNLGVVSFVMANAADGEAARRDWMRKFIGEGLAAFERLLDHPSTGSFCHGDSPGMADFCLVPQVYNARRWDVDLSACPKLVAIDQRCAEIDAFARAHPDRTPR
- a CDS encoding fumarylacetoacetate hydrolase family protein, which produces MKLATLKDGSRDGKLAVVSRDLTRCSEVGHIARTLQAALDDWAHTGPRLERVAEGIETGAQPTVRFHEHDALSPLPRAYQWADGSAYVNHVELVRKARNAEMPASFWTDPLIYQGGSDSFIAPRDPILMADESWGVDMEGEIAVVVDDVAMGASIEEARAAIRLVMLVNDVSLRGLIPAELAKGFGFYQSKPSSAFSPVAVTPDELGDAWDGGKLHLPLHVDLNGKPFGRADAGVDMTFDFGQLIAHAAKTRPLASGTIIGSGTVSNKLDRGPGKPVSEGGAGYSCIAELRMIETIVGGAPKTHFLRFGDIVRIEMKDKAGHSIFGAIEQSVGPYEKA
- a CDS encoding MBL fold metallo-hydrolase, producing MRARLVLLGSKGGPAIRPGGPSPTSSLLEIGGRTVVVDCGLGVTRGLTDAGVSLKALDLIFITHLHSDHVLELGPLIHTAWTAGLATTVRVFGPPGTRDYWHGFLQAMKFDIVIRVIDEGRPDLRQLVDIVEFAEGPVLAEGDLAVSALRVDHPPVTDCFALRFDHAEASVVFSADTAYFPPLADFADRADILVHEAMLTEGVDRLVARTGNGARLKEHLLASHSFAGEAGAIATAAGVGRLVLHHLIPADDPEITHAHWTAATRKSWTGALTIASDGLVVELADESSA
- the hmgA gene encoding homogentisate 1,2-dioxygenase; translation: MLDKAQKQAGAGSTADQSLDYMPGFGNDFETESLPGALPQGQNSPQKCAYGLYAEQLSGSPFTAPRGTNERSWLYRIRPSVRHTGRFQKIDYPYWKTGPHVADHSLALGQLRWGPLPAPSEKLNFLEGIRTMTTAGDALTQGGMAAHAYAFNADMVDDYFFNADGELLIVPECGAIQVFTELGKMDVEPSEICLVPRGTMFKVTRLGDEKVWRGYICENYGAKFTLPDRGPIGANCLANPRDFKTPVAAYEEKETPCRVHVKWCGAFHVTEIGHSPLDVIAWHGNYAPYKYDLRTFSPVGAILFDHPDPSIFTVLTAPSGEEGTANVDFVIFPPRWLVAEHTFRPPWYHRNIMSEFMGLIYGRYDAKEEGFVPGGMSLHNMMLAHGPDASGYDKATNSELKPVKLDHTMAFMFETRFPQQLTRFAAELETLQDNYIDCWTDLKKRFNGTPEGDWS